In Lolium perenne isolate Kyuss_39 chromosome 5, Kyuss_2.0, whole genome shotgun sequence, the sequence TTGATGAGTTGAGAAGCCAGCTCTCTGATAAGGAATCGCTGGTCGAATCTACTGGCTCAGAGTTGCAGGATACAAAGGTATACTGATTTGGTTGGTAGTTTGTGTTTTGGCTACAGTTTATGCTGCCAAAGCGCTGCTAATGCAATGCATAACTAGTTACACGGCGCATTCATTCCAGAAAGCAACATCCTAGCTACCACATTATTTTGTTTGCCTCTCAAGATGATGCAGCCACTTCTGGTATAGGGCACTCATTCAGAGGACAATTCTGTCGCACTTTTTTCATCTGtatctcttttttcttttcgatgtATGGTTTAGATAATAGAATGCAAGGTAGCCCAAGGAACATCTTATCCGTTGTCGATCAGAAAATCATAGAATTGGATACACAATTGTGCATCATGTTTTGTGAGACAATAATGTTTGCACTTTAGTTATTATGTATGTGCACCATCTATTATTGATTTGACTGAACTGCACTTATAAAAAGAAACTTATGCTGATTTGAGGTTCTACCTGTGCTGCTGCTCGGCATTCAGTGCTGAGTTGTGATGTTCATGGACCCAAAAATTTCCGATGAAAGCGTGCACTAAACTCCATTGACTTTTCTTTTGGGGAAAACCTATTTGGCATTATCATACTTCTAGTAGTTTAGTAATGTATGTTACCGTCATTCTCTCAATGCCATGTCAAAGATGCTTATGTGTCTTTCTGTTTTTAAAAATTGTTGACCAACAGATCCTAAAGAATAAGAGAGGAAAAGGCCAACTCAGTTCTTTGTATTTGAACTGGCTTGTATTGTAGTGCTCTATGAGAATATCAAGTTTGCTTCTTCCAAATTGTTTAGTCATGCTTGCTTGTGTCACAAGATAGATTAGATTACTAGTGTGTAATGTAACATCATGTTCTTTATCTCTGTCTCATGTAGACTGAATGCAATAACTTTATTACTATTAGCACCGCTAAATACTTCCTGATTGTTATTATTATTACAGATTATGTTGGCCGACAAGCAAGCATCATTGGAGAAGTTAGAGTGGGAGGCAAAGGTATCGAGTACAAAGGTTGAAGAACTCGAAGTGGATGTTGCCTCTATGGATGTCGAAATCTCTGCTCTGATGAAGGTATTCAGGAAAATAACAGAGAACAGCCGGACCTCTTATTCCACAGAGAGATCTGACGATTCATCGTTGGAATGTGAACCAGTTCAGCTCGATGTAAGCTATGCCTTCCTTGTTACAATCCCCAAAACACGCCAACACTATTGTTGCATGCCTTGCTCTATGAACATGTGAATGAGTTGTGTCTTTATCTGAATAAGACTACCTGTAGATGTTTTGCTACAAGATTGATGTTTGACTTAATGGTCCTCCTATTTGCTACGTTGCAGGATCTGGTAGGTGATATTGACACGGATAAGATGGAGCAAGAAATGTCGGCCTATGTCACTGCTCTAGCCGCAGCCAAAGACAATCCTACCGAGGAGTTCCTGAAAGCAGTAACCGAAGCAAGGCTAAGACTCCAAGCATTTGTGCTCTAACTTGGCTGCAAAACACTGACTGAGCTCTGTGCCAAGAGTAGCTCTCATGATGCTGGGCGCCAGTCACTGTATTTTGCCTCTGATAATATGATATGCACATGAGCTGATAGAGGTCGGCACTGGGTCTTATATCGCAGAGGATCCGTGTTTGTATCCTCTCATTTTGGATCTGGAATATGGTGCCTTTGATCTTGTTGCTGTAACTCTATGCCCCCTATTGACTATTGAAGTGGAGTCTATGACTGGGTGGCGTCTTAGTAGATGTCAACTTGTACCATTTTAGTGAACATTTGATGGTTCACCTGCCTGGAGTTTTAGTGAACATTTGATGGTTCAGCCTGTCTGGTGGATCCAGGGATTATTGTTCTCTGTGGTCTGAATGGAATTTGTTCTCGAATTTTCAGAAGTAAATGTTCCTGATGTCAGTTTGATTTTGGGTGAATTGTTCTGCTTTGTCAGTTTTGTCTTATCAATTTACGAGAAAGAAGTAGTCCCTCCaactcatattaattgactctaatgtgattgtatctaagacacattttagttctagatacttcCATactaagtcaattaatatgaatcggagggagtagcaaAGATACATGTATTTTAACTCTTTATCTTCGGAGAGAGAATTGTTCTCTGTTATTTAAACTTGAAGTTTGCAAGAGACAACCGTCAATATATTTTAACTATTATTTTGCAACGGCAACATATCAGGTACAATAACAAAGcatatagtactccctccgattcatattaattgactctaatatggatgtatctagaactaaaatgtgtctagatacatccatattgaagtcaattaatatgaatcggagggagtacataataTAGCCCTACAACATTTATAGTCAAGAGGTTAACATATTATGCTGCCATGTTCACAAAATGGTACGTATTACAAACAGACTATACGTACAATTTAAACCCCGTAACATTTACTAAAAGGAATGTATACAGAAGTTGATGTTTCAACAAACCTAGCAATATCCGAAAACCTGCCTGGTTAGTGGTTACAATCCTAATGTTACAACTGGCTGCAAAACTACAGCCAGAAACACAACCAACCTCTAGGTCAAGTAATGTAACAAGCATACATAATTGTTACAACTTAAAAGTGTACAACACAGGCCCAAGCCTACAAAAATCAAACACTGCCAAGCTACCTTCAGGCAAGGACCAGCTGAACGTTGGATCATTTGTCTCTCACCAGCAGAAGAGGTAATAAAAAAGTCATAATACAGAGTTACAGACAGTTGATCATCCTAATACAGAGTAATAGTACAGTCTCACTGTTCTTTCATcgcggaacaaagtaaacaaaatAGTATTTTGGAGAATCACAACACATTTGACAGTTTTTTCGGCAATATTATGCCCACTTGGAAGGTAGGGGCGGCAGGCAGAAGGCAACATCTTGTATCCGAGGAAGCTGAAATCATAGCTTTGCACTTATTCGAACTGCTTTTGTGGCTGCAAGCAAGAGAGTTTAAGTCAGTACATGGTAGCTGGCAAGCAGTAAAAGAGTAAGAATAGGTAAAAAATAATTACACCAGAACATGCAGTACGTCAACCTTAGAGATGATAGAAAACTATCTTCCATACACAATATAAAAAACAAACAATACATAATTAAAGGTTGTGAACCTAATGGTGTTTCAAGTCAAGTACCAAAACAAAGTTATAAATGGCAAATATAAGAGAAGTAGAGATAAGCTACAGACTTGCAACAGGTGGTAGATGCCAGCAAATAGTCTGCTGCCATCGAAACATAAAACACACCGTCTATGAATTTGTTCAAGTtaaggacatatttcaaacaaagaaTGTATTTTAATAGCTGTAAACGTTTCATTTCAACACCAAATACCTAAACATCTAATGATTACAGAAATTCATCCAACCATAATACAGGGCAATAGTATTTGCTATGAAGGCAATGAACATGCAGGCAGAAAAGAGGTATAAGAAGCAACTCTACTGATAACATGACAGCATAGTGAAAGTAACAGACTATGTTGAAAAACCACAATATAGCTGCTCACTAGTGACTGCAGCCAAAGGGGCCAAATTGACATCAAACAACACCGTATATTATCTAAGTAATAAAGAATAGATGAAAGTTATAATAGCCTAACATAATTCCAATGTCATAAATCACCAATCAACAGTGACTAGCAATCACCAAAGTCATCAAAATGCAATCAGCCAACGAGCAAAAAACAGGATGCATGCAGAAAAGAGAGCACCAGAGCCATTAGGGTTTCTAGACAAGCATTTACGTTTCTCACTAGATATTCAAACACGATAACACTTCACACATCTACAAGTAGTGTGTCTAGCTATTTTTACACAAACTTCACAAAAGATAATTATTCTCAGATACAATTGAAACTTGAATGCAGAGCAGTACACTGATATCCTAAACCTATATGACCAAGGCATTACATTGGGCAAATGTGACCCTATTTAGCTAATGGAGCACAGAATGTCCAGAAATGCAGTTTGGAATTGTAAATACAAATGACAATTATAAACAATTCACTGAACAGCAATCTAGTTTGGTTCTGCACAGACATAGCATGGTAATAATTTAAGGAAGGTCCAAATTTTTACTGGTGAGTGCTAAGTCTAGTTGCCAATATAACATGTATATGAATATTCACCATCAATGAAGGTTCTTAAAACTGTGGAACATTTTCTAGATTCAGTACAACTTACACTTTCATCGAGCAGAGTTAAGTCCTGGCATAATATATAACTTCACTAGCTATGTAGTCTGACTTGACTAGAGCACTAGACTTTAAGCTTTCAAAATTTTAGGTTACTTTTCATAGAATACAAAATTTCAGATCAGTACATGTGATGAGGTGAATTTGAACCACAAGACTCCAGTTTGGTACTTGATTTGTTGTGCATGTGAAACTTCGGATACAATACTATTAGTCTAAGTCAGGCACTTTGACATGTACATgttgaattatctcaatgtgcaaGAACATTGTTACCAGCAACCGGACCTTCCAACTAATTGTCAGAGCGCCTGGTGCAGAGCAGAAGTAAATCCAAGCTCCAAAACAATATAGTTAAGCCTCTGTTAATAAGCTTATATTATTAACTTCAAGGCCTACTCCAGACTACTAATCAAAATGCTGGAGTATAAACACCACTTGTCATATTTGAAGAGTACAAGACAAGAGCCTTTACAATCCTTTTTGAGGATACAGCAATTGGGTTACAAGGAGGTTTTCTAACAAAGCTTATTTACAAGTTACAAATCTAGTTACATTCCTGAAATTCCTGGCTTGAGCAATGCCTTTAAGCTACAAAAGAATTAATGAAAAAAAATATACAAAACAGCAATCTGAGCGCTATACAGATGGTTTACAGTGGGTTACAATGTCACATGAATATGCAACTATACAGTGTTATCTGACAACAGAAAGCTATGTACAGGTCTACAACCAAATGAAAGAATGATTACATTGGGAAAAAAACAAGAACAGAAGCAGAACTTACATCTCAGTTAATGCTACAACAGATGCCTGGAGACACAAGCAGTAAAAATCCACCAGTTATAAGCAGTGAACGGTAGAAAGTTGGCATGTGC encodes:
- the LOC127301975 gene encoding protein MICROTUBULE BINDING PROTEIN 2C; the encoded protein is MAEKPAGPASRSRIRGGLAASAPSSRRVASMAYTAAPNQTKKVPEPKVVKPTRTTPAKRRQQLDQAQKQREELAALQEQLSGLQGKLLEKDDALRSAENLIGRISAANAAVDELRSQLSDKESLVESTGSELQDTKIMLADKQASLEKLEWEAKVSSTKVEELEVDVASMDVEISALMKVFRKITENSRTSYSTERSDDSSLECEPVQLDDLVGDIDTDKMEQEMSAYVTALAAAKDNPTEEFLKAVTEARLRLQAFVL